Proteins from one uncultured Anaeromusa sp. genomic window:
- a CDS encoding helix-turn-helix domain-containing protein, with amino-acid sequence MPQKEKVSTTLKVEACKKYLAESISIADIAKALEVDGKIVRRWIFQYQSEGKSGLEPQKHNRVYPPKLKLAAVTDYLQGNDSLLDICKKYQIHSDCQLSRWLKQYNGHEEFKLRSGGSRIMSKARKTTQTNRVEIVEYCLAHDMNYGETALKYQVSYQQVYQWTKKYLEMGKVGLEDRRGHRVGTLPGRTPQEELEAEVAQLKHKNWRLQMEVDVLKKLQELERRDVLALRGKNENTKR; translated from the coding sequence ATGCCACAAAAAGAAAAGGTATCGACCACTTTGAAGGTAGAGGCTTGCAAGAAGTATTTGGCAGAAAGCATAAGCATAGCTGACATAGCAAAAGCCCTAGAAGTTGACGGGAAAATAGTAAGAAGATGGATTTTTCAGTACCAGTCAGAAGGTAAATCCGGCTTAGAACCACAGAAACACAATCGAGTATATCCGCCTAAACTGAAGCTGGCAGCTGTGACTGATTATCTGCAAGGCAACGATTCTCTATTAGATATTTGCAAGAAATATCAGATTCACTCAGATTGCCAATTGAGTCGCTGGCTAAAGCAGTATAATGGACACGAGGAGTTCAAGCTCCGGTCAGGAGGAAGTCGAATCATGTCGAAAGCTAGAAAAACGACGCAGACTAATCGTGTAGAAATCGTTGAATACTGTCTTGCTCATGATATGAATTATGGCGAAACAGCCCTAAAATACCAGGTATCATACCAACAGGTATACCAATGGACAAAAAAATATCTAGAAATGGGAAAAGTGGGTCTGGAAGATCGGCGTGGGCATCGGGTTGGAACCTTGCCTGGCCGTACCCCGCAAGAAGAACTAGAGGCTGAAGTTGCCCAGTTGAAACACAAGAACTGGAGGCTGCAGATGGAGGTTGATGTGCTAAAAAAACTGCAGGAACTGGAAAGAAGGGATGTCTTGGCTTTACGCGGCAAGAACGAGAATACGAAGCGGTAA
- a CDS encoding TIGR01212 family radical SAM protein (This family includes YhcC from E. coli K-12, an uncharacterized radical SAM protein.), producing the protein MPYRSYSQYLKERYGEKVYKLPVSLPVTCPNRDGTCGNEGCVFCGSIGAGYENLPADWTVTRQLAANREHISSKYKANKFIPYFQNFSNTYLPPEELRRYLVEACQPDVVALALATRPDCVSDAHLEVLQNIKEIYNVDISVELGLQTVNYHTLDKIGRGHSLGEYVDAVCRLHRFGLECCTHLILNLPWDDRRDVVENAKVLSALGVEQVKLHALYIVKGTQMARWYEEGSIQLCSMEEYMERVILFLQYLHPDMVVQRLLGRAPESHTLFSNWQTGWWKIRDEIHATMRERGLQQGDCCNYLNGAAVTKKFGVF; encoded by the coding sequence TTGCCTTATCGCAGCTATTCGCAGTATCTAAAAGAACGTTATGGCGAGAAAGTATATAAGCTGCCCGTTAGTCTGCCTGTAACTTGTCCTAATCGCGATGGAACTTGCGGTAACGAAGGCTGCGTTTTTTGCGGTTCCATTGGTGCAGGGTATGAAAATTTACCAGCGGACTGGACGGTGACGCGGCAATTGGCTGCGAACCGAGAGCATATTTCCAGTAAATATAAAGCCAATAAGTTCATACCCTATTTTCAAAACTTCAGTAATACTTATTTGCCGCCGGAGGAGTTACGGCGCTATTTAGTAGAAGCATGCCAACCCGACGTGGTGGCCTTGGCTTTGGCGACCAGGCCGGATTGCGTCAGCGACGCGCATCTGGAAGTACTGCAGAATATTAAAGAAATATATAACGTAGACATCAGCGTAGAGCTGGGTTTGCAAACGGTGAACTATCATACCCTGGATAAAATTGGCCGAGGGCATTCGTTGGGAGAGTATGTAGATGCTGTTTGCCGGCTGCACCGCTTTGGTTTGGAGTGCTGCACTCATTTGATTTTGAATCTGCCCTGGGATGACCGGCGGGACGTGGTGGAGAATGCGAAGGTGTTATCGGCGCTGGGGGTGGAACAGGTAAAACTGCATGCTCTTTATATTGTTAAAGGGACGCAAATGGCTCGGTGGTATGAAGAAGGAAGCATTCAATTATGTTCTATGGAAGAATATATGGAACGGGTCATTTTATTTTTGCAATATCTGCATCCCGATATGGTAGTACAGCGTCTTCTGGGGCGGGCGCCGGAGAGTCACACCTTATTTAGTAATTGGCAGACCGGTTGGTGGAAGATTCGCGATGAGATTCATGCAACCATGAGGGAACGGGGGCTGCAGCAGGGGGATTGCTGCAATTATTTAAACGGGGCCGCCGTAACTAAGAAATTTGGAGTTTTTTGA
- the pckA gene encoding phosphoenolpyruvate carboxykinase (ATP), giving the protein MKHSVEVLQVAGCVQRNLAPAALVEEAIRRGEGVLAASGALSVTTGKYTGRSPQDKFVVDCPEVHEKIDWENNAAFSPEAFERLYQRMLAYIQGRDVYVFDGFAGADTEHHLAVQFINERAWQNLFVHQLFIRPEEGAPEVEPDFTVLCLPGFRAIPAIDGTNSEAFIVVNLHENVVLIGGTHYAGEMKKAIFSVMNFWLPQKGILSMHCSANAGEDGNTALFFGLSGTGKTTLSADPHRQLIGDDEHAWGEKGIFNIEGGCYAKCIHLTPESEPEIWGAIRFGSVVENVKLDTQTHLPDYDDSSLTENTRTAYPVDYIPNALIPGVAGHPNTVVFLTADAFGVLPPISRLTKEQAMYHFLSGYTSKLAGTERGIKEPQATFSTCFGSPFLPLSPLVYAKLLGEKLEQHQTRVYLINTGWSGGPYGVGSRIKLAYTRAMVSAALSGTLDEVEFKADPIFHLATPLSCPGVPESVLDPRKTWQYAADYDKQARRLAERFQDNFHKFSGAMPAEIIAAGPTL; this is encoded by the coding sequence ATGAAACACAGTGTGGAAGTTTTACAGGTGGCAGGGTGTGTGCAGCGTAATTTGGCTCCGGCAGCTCTTGTGGAAGAAGCCATCCGCCGAGGTGAGGGAGTTTTGGCGGCGAGTGGGGCTTTGAGCGTGACTACCGGCAAATATACGGGACGGTCTCCTCAGGATAAATTTGTGGTGGATTGCCCGGAAGTACATGAGAAAATTGACTGGGAAAACAACGCCGCTTTTTCGCCGGAAGCGTTTGAGCGTTTGTATCAGCGCATGCTAGCGTATATTCAAGGAAGAGACGTCTATGTGTTCGACGGTTTTGCCGGCGCTGACACAGAACACCATTTAGCAGTACAATTCATTAATGAGCGGGCGTGGCAGAATCTTTTCGTACACCAGCTTTTTATAAGGCCGGAAGAAGGGGCGCCTGAGGTAGAACCTGACTTTACGGTGCTTTGCCTTCCTGGTTTTCGGGCTATTCCTGCAATTGACGGGACCAATTCGGAAGCGTTTATTGTTGTTAATTTACATGAAAACGTAGTTTTGATTGGCGGCACTCATTATGCAGGGGAAATGAAAAAAGCCATTTTTTCGGTTATGAACTTCTGGCTGCCGCAAAAAGGCATTTTATCGATGCATTGTTCAGCGAATGCCGGAGAAGACGGAAATACAGCGCTCTTTTTTGGTTTGAGCGGTACCGGCAAGACCACTCTTTCCGCGGATCCGCATCGGCAATTGATTGGCGATGACGAGCATGCGTGGGGTGAAAAGGGCATCTTTAATATTGAAGGCGGCTGCTATGCAAAATGCATTCATTTAACACCCGAAAGCGAGCCGGAAATATGGGGGGCCATTCGTTTCGGCAGTGTGGTGGAGAATGTAAAACTAGACACCCAGACCCATTTGCCGGATTATGATGATTCTTCACTGACGGAAAATACTCGTACCGCCTATCCGGTCGATTATATTCCTAATGCGCTGATTCCCGGCGTGGCGGGTCATCCGAACACGGTTGTTTTTTTGACGGCAGACGCGTTCGGCGTATTGCCTCCTATTTCTCGCCTGACCAAGGAACAGGCTATGTACCATTTTCTGTCTGGCTATACAAGCAAGCTGGCGGGAACGGAACGGGGGATTAAGGAGCCGCAGGCTACTTTTTCTACCTGCTTTGGCTCTCCGTTTTTGCCATTGTCTCCCTTGGTATATGCCAAGCTTTTAGGCGAGAAGCTGGAGCAACATCAGACGCGGGTGTATCTGATTAATACCGGCTGGTCCGGCGGCCCTTATGGCGTAGGAAGCCGCATCAAGCTGGCTTATACGAGGGCTATGGTTTCGGCGGCCCTGTCCGGAACCTTAGACGAAGTGGAATTTAAGGCAGATCCTATTTTTCATCTAGCGACCCCGCTTTCCTGTCCTGGCGTTCCGGAGTCTGTGCTGGACCCCAGAAAAACCTGGCAATATGCTGCTGATTACGACAAACAGGCTCGCCGGTTGGCAGAGCGCTTTCAGGATAACTTCCACAAGTTTTCTGGCGCGATGCCGGCGGAAATTATTGCCGCAGGGCCTACTTTGTAA
- the pepF gene encoding oligoendopeptidase F has protein sequence MKMKLVSSLLLGSSLFFVSADSDGVALAASEPVSSDWRWNLNDIYADEAAWRQDAAALKSLLPKLTAYKGHLQDHVDSLPAVLQLKDEIGQKSSRLYAYARLHRDLDNADSRYQSMTSEMEALLAEAGAASAFIEPELLEWPAGMLEKKIQADARLAPYTFDLRELERQKPHVLSQKEEELMARFQESFATPATVFNMLARADMRFPETLTDSGEKLPLSEARYNSLIRSPQREVRKEAFEALFTTYRSYRNTLASTLSGTIKNHVLSAKARHYDSSLDASLSPHAIPATVYDGLIDTIHEHLPALHRFVQLKKQALELEEIHMYDLYAPVGALPPRKISYPDAQQLVKSSLTVMGPAYLEQLDQAFASRWLDVPEGKNKQSGAYSWGIYGVHPFILLNYQGRSEDVSTLTHELGHAMHSYYSQKQQPYATSAYTIFCAEVASTTNEILLLNYLLAQTTDRQERIALLHQYLEQVRATVFRQTLFAEFERTVHKQMEQGQPQTADSLSKLWLDLNRQYYGPDLVLDECLDIEWGRIPHFYRPFYVYQYATGYAAATALAHGLSSGDPQAQTRYLKFLHSGGSDHPVELLRQAGVDMSTPQPVEVTMAQFSSRLAELEQLLSQQP, from the coding sequence ATGAAAATGAAATTAGTATCTTCTCTTTTACTTGGCTCTTCCTTGTTTTTCGTTTCCGCAGACAGCGACGGGGTCGCCCTCGCCGCCTCAGAACCAGTCTCCTCTGACTGGCGCTGGAACCTTAACGACATCTACGCGGACGAAGCCGCTTGGCGCCAGGATGCCGCTGCCCTCAAGTCCCTCTTGCCAAAGCTGACCGCTTATAAAGGACATTTGCAAGATCATGTCGATTCACTGCCGGCAGTATTGCAGCTCAAAGATGAAATCGGCCAAAAGAGCAGCCGTCTTTATGCTTACGCCCGCCTGCATAGAGACCTCGATAACGCAGACAGCCGTTATCAGAGTATGACCAGCGAAATGGAAGCGCTCTTGGCCGAAGCCGGCGCCGCCAGCGCTTTCATCGAACCGGAGCTTCTCGAATGGCCTGCAGGAATGCTGGAGAAAAAAATACAGGCTGATGCTCGCTTAGCTCCTTATACCTTTGACTTGCGTGAACTGGAACGACAAAAGCCGCATGTTCTCAGCCAAAAAGAAGAAGAACTTATGGCCCGTTTCCAAGAATCCTTTGCAACACCTGCCACGGTTTTCAATATGCTGGCCCGCGCCGATATGCGTTTTCCCGAAACCTTGACAGACTCTGGCGAAAAATTGCCTTTAAGTGAAGCGCGTTACAATTCGCTTATTCGTTCTCCCCAGCGAGAAGTACGCAAAGAAGCCTTCGAGGCGTTGTTCACTACCTATCGTTCCTATCGCAATACGCTAGCCAGCACCTTAAGCGGCACGATCAAAAACCATGTACTAAGCGCCAAAGCCCGCCATTATGATTCTTCTTTGGACGCTTCCCTTTCACCGCACGCCATTCCAGCAACGGTATATGACGGCTTAATAGACACCATCCATGAACATTTGCCGGCGCTGCACCGTTTCGTGCAGCTAAAAAAACAGGCTCTTGAGCTAGAAGAAATCCACATGTATGATCTCTACGCCCCAGTTGGCGCCTTGCCGCCGCGCAAAATCAGTTATCCCGATGCGCAGCAGCTTGTCAAAAGCAGCCTAACCGTCATGGGACCGGCTTATCTGGAGCAATTAGATCAAGCTTTTGCCTCGCGCTGGCTGGATGTACCAGAGGGAAAGAACAAACAAAGCGGCGCTTATTCCTGGGGAATCTACGGCGTGCATCCTTTCATTCTGCTCAATTATCAAGGACGCAGCGAAGATGTATCCACGCTCACCCACGAGCTGGGCCACGCCATGCACAGCTATTACAGCCAAAAGCAGCAACCCTATGCCACTTCTGCATACACCATTTTCTGCGCAGAAGTCGCCTCTACTACTAATGAAATATTACTTCTCAACTATCTTTTAGCGCAAACCACCGATCGCCAAGAACGCATTGCTTTATTGCATCAGTATTTAGAACAAGTGCGCGCTACCGTCTTCCGCCAGACCTTGTTTGCGGAATTTGAACGCACCGTACACAAACAGATGGAGCAAGGACAGCCGCAGACTGCCGACTCTCTTTCCAAACTCTGGCTTGACCTTAACCGCCAATATTATGGTCCCGACCTGGTTCTGGACGAATGCTTAGATATCGAATGGGGCCGCATCCCCCATTTCTACCGTCCTTTTTATGTTTACCAATACGCCACAGGCTACGCTGCCGCCACGGCTCTGGCGCACGGTCTGAGCAGCGGCGACCCTCAGGCGCAAACGCGTTACCTGAAGTTCTTGCACAGCGGCGGCTCTGATCATCCCGTAGAACTTCTCCGCCAAGCTGGCGTCGATATGAGCACCCCTCAGCCTGTAGAAGTGACCATGGCCCAGTTCTCTTCTCGCCTGGCTGAATTGGAACAACTTTTAAGCCAACAGCCTTAA
- a CDS encoding radical SAM protein: MKVVLTTLNAKYIHTSLGLRYLRESSKALGHDVVFKEYSINQELLTIVGDICRERPDVVALGCYIWSRTLVEELVDSLKQVLPQSQIVLGGPEVGFTPQEALEAMPGADAVVLGEGETVLPQWLEVCAGKRQAETVNGVAWRKEGRIVVQGGPQAQTDLAQLPFPYQEEEMASLQGRILYYETTRGCPFSCQYCLSSAQDGVRYLPLARIKEEVLFFLRHGVKQIKFVDRTFNARKDHYRPLWSWLASLEGNINFHFEIAAGLLEQEDLDFLATVPVGRFQLEIGVQSTHEPTLEEIQRRNYWEKLQQAVAFLRRQNNMHLHLDLIVGLPYEGWGEFHRSFNEVFALRPHMLQMGFLKMLPASGLRQRAAAYQYRFLQKPPYTVLASNAMSAEEIRKLRLVEDIVEHVYNGGRFQQALNYLLACWQQDAFACFSSIAAYWDEQRLDLAAMGVRGWYRNLLAYAQWRWGEEKQGVLREWLRLDALLSDGGQQRPPELNWNGSEWEGEKQAFWRDEEAVRQYIPEYAFGSWRELKRKYHLEFLFLPGPDGRVERHNWLVRYDLSEGSLAQEVQLDAE, encoded by the coding sequence ATGAAGGTCGTTTTAACAACGTTAAACGCAAAATATATTCATACATCATTAGGCCTGCGGTACTTGCGGGAGAGTAGCAAAGCATTGGGCCATGATGTAGTCTTCAAGGAATACTCCATTAATCAGGAGCTATTAACAATTGTGGGCGATATTTGCCGTGAGCGTCCGGATGTGGTGGCTCTTGGCTGTTATATTTGGAGTAGAACTTTAGTGGAGGAGTTAGTTGATAGCTTGAAGCAGGTTTTGCCGCAGTCGCAGATTGTATTGGGCGGACCGGAAGTAGGCTTTACGCCGCAAGAAGCCTTGGAGGCTATGCCGGGAGCGGACGCCGTTGTTTTAGGGGAAGGGGAAACGGTTTTGCCGCAGTGGCTGGAGGTTTGCGCTGGAAAACGACAGGCGGAGACGGTAAACGGAGTTGCCTGGCGTAAGGAAGGAAGAATTGTCGTACAGGGCGGACCGCAAGCGCAAACGGACTTGGCGCAGCTTCCCTTTCCTTACCAGGAAGAAGAAATGGCTTCGCTCCAAGGGCGGATTCTGTACTACGAAACGACGCGAGGGTGTCCTTTTTCCTGTCAATACTGTCTTTCCAGCGCCCAGGACGGGGTGCGGTATTTGCCGTTGGCGCGCATAAAAGAAGAAGTTTTGTTCTTCTTGCGTCATGGCGTCAAGCAAATTAAGTTTGTAGACCGCACCTTTAATGCCCGCAAAGATCATTATCGGCCATTGTGGAGCTGGCTGGCTTCTTTGGAAGGGAACATTAACTTTCACTTTGAAATTGCCGCCGGTTTGCTGGAACAAGAAGATTTGGACTTTTTAGCTACCGTGCCAGTAGGAAGATTTCAGCTAGAAATAGGCGTGCAATCTACCCATGAACCGACGTTGGAGGAAATTCAACGGCGGAATTACTGGGAAAAACTGCAGCAAGCCGTGGCGTTTTTACGCAGGCAAAATAACATGCATTTGCATTTGGATTTGATTGTAGGGCTTCCTTATGAAGGATGGGGAGAATTCCACCGCTCTTTTAATGAAGTCTTTGCCTTGCGGCCGCATATGCTGCAAATGGGTTTTTTGAAGATGCTGCCGGCGTCTGGCTTGCGGCAGCGAGCGGCAGCCTATCAATACCGGTTCTTGCAAAAGCCTCCTTATACGGTGTTGGCGAGTAATGCTATGTCGGCGGAAGAAATTCGCAAATTGCGCTTGGTGGAGGATATTGTAGAACATGTGTATAATGGAGGCCGTTTTCAACAGGCTCTGAACTATTTGCTCGCTTGTTGGCAGCAAGACGCTTTTGCCTGTTTTAGCAGTATTGCCGCATACTGGGATGAACAGCGCCTGGATTTGGCAGCGATGGGAGTGCGCGGCTGGTATCGAAATTTGCTGGCCTACGCCCAGTGGCGCTGGGGAGAAGAAAAGCAAGGTGTATTGCGTGAGTGGCTGCGGCTGGATGCGCTTCTTAGCGATGGCGGGCAACAGCGGCCGCCGGAGTTGAATTGGAACGGATCCGAGTGGGAAGGAGAAAAACAGGCTTTTTGGCGTGATGAGGAAGCTGTGCGGCAGTATATCCCGGAGTACGCTTTTGGCAGTTGGCGAGAATTGAAACGAAAGTATCATCTGGAGTTTCTCTTTTTGCCAGGGCCTGACGGGCGAGTGGAACGGCATAATTGGTTAGTGCGCTACGATCTTTCAGAGGGAAGCTTGGCCCAGGAGGTGCAATTGGATGCAGAATGA
- the fba gene encoding class II fructose-1,6-bisphosphate aldolase yields the protein MPLVTSTAMFKKAYEGQYAVGAFNVNNMEIIQGIVDAAKEEQAPLILQVSAGARKYAKHIYLIKLVEAALADSDLPICLHLDHGEDFEICKSCVDGGFSSVMIDGSKHSFEENIALTKKVVEYAHAHGVVVEAELGRLAGVEDSIKVSGKDASYTDPDQAVEFVERTGCDSLAIAIGTSHGAYKFKGEPTLDFERLEIITKRLSGYPLVLHGASTVLPEFVAKCNEFGGDLKGAQGVPEHMLLQAGKQGVCKINIDTDLRLAMTASIREHLQTHPGDFDPRQYLKPAREAIKNMVQHKIKNVLNCSNRL from the coding sequence ATGCCACTCGTTACATCCACCGCTATGTTTAAAAAAGCTTACGAGGGTCAGTATGCCGTTGGCGCTTTCAATGTCAACAACATGGAAATTATTCAAGGTATCGTCGATGCAGCCAAAGAAGAACAAGCACCATTAATTCTTCAAGTGTCTGCAGGAGCGCGTAAATATGCGAAGCACATTTACCTGATTAAACTGGTAGAGGCCGCTTTGGCAGATTCAGATCTTCCTATTTGCCTGCATCTGGACCACGGCGAGGATTTTGAGATTTGCAAATCCTGCGTTGACGGAGGCTTTAGCTCTGTCATGATTGACGGCTCCAAGCACTCCTTTGAAGAGAACATCGCTCTTACAAAAAAAGTCGTAGAATATGCGCATGCCCACGGCGTTGTGGTTGAAGCAGAACTAGGCCGCTTAGCAGGCGTAGAGGACAGCATCAAGGTCAGCGGTAAAGACGCTTCCTACACGGATCCGGATCAAGCCGTTGAGTTTGTAGAGCGCACCGGGTGTGACTCTCTGGCCATTGCTATCGGCACCAGCCATGGAGCCTACAAATTCAAAGGCGAACCTACCTTAGACTTTGAACGCCTCGAGATCATCACCAAACGTCTCTCAGGCTATCCGTTAGTTCTTCATGGCGCCTCCACAGTCCTGCCCGAATTCGTTGCCAAGTGCAATGAGTTTGGCGGCGACCTCAAAGGAGCACAAGGCGTTCCGGAACATATGCTGCTCCAAGCCGGCAAACAAGGGGTCTGCAAAATCAATATTGATACAGACCTGCGTCTCGCCATGACGGCTTCCATTCGTGAACATCTGCAGACACATCCTGGTGATTTTGATCCCCGGCAATACCTCAAGCCAGCTCGCGAAGCCATTAAAAACATGGTGCAGCACAAAATTAAAAATGTACTTAATTGCAGCAACCGTCTGTAA